A part of Amycolatopsis lurida genomic DNA contains:
- a CDS encoding FAD-binding oxidoreductase, with protein MTRAPKTQRQSLMGWARTSPTIADVLSTPDVETIARAVTQAGERGVIARGLGRSYGDPAQNAGGLVVDMTALDRIHSIDPDSGIVDLDAGVSLDKLMREGLPYGLWVPVLPGTRQVTIGGAIANDIHGKNHHSAGSFGNHVVSMDLITADGQVRTLTPDGPDAELFWATVAGIGLTGIIVRAKIRMTKTETAYFKADIQRTANLDETLALVTDGSEANYTYSSSWFDSISRGAKLGRAAFQRGSLAKLDELPPKLRTDPLKFNPGTLATLPDVFPNGLANKLSFSAIGELYYRKTAKNARDQIQSLTAFYHPLDLFGEWNRAYGSKGFLQYQFSTPLNAHEPLRRIIQKVADSGHVSFLNVFKQMGEGNAAPLSFPHPGWMVCLDFPIKDGLSRFCQELDEDVLAIGGRLYTAKDSRTSAENFAKMYPRLEEWRKVRASVDPEGVFASDMSRRLEL; from the coding sequence GTGACCCGAGCACCCAAGACACAGCGGCAGTCGCTCATGGGCTGGGCGAGGACGTCGCCGACCATCGCGGACGTCCTGAGCACCCCCGATGTGGAAACCATCGCCCGCGCGGTGACCCAGGCCGGGGAACGCGGGGTCATCGCGCGCGGTCTCGGCCGGTCCTACGGCGACCCGGCGCAGAACGCGGGCGGCCTGGTCGTCGACATGACCGCGCTGGACCGCATCCACTCGATCGACCCGGATTCCGGCATCGTCGACCTCGACGCGGGCGTCAGCCTCGACAAGCTGATGCGCGAGGGCCTGCCGTACGGCCTGTGGGTGCCGGTGCTGCCGGGTACGCGCCAGGTCACCATCGGCGGCGCGATCGCCAACGACATCCACGGCAAGAACCACCACTCGGCGGGCAGCTTCGGCAACCACGTGGTGTCGATGGACCTGATCACCGCCGACGGGCAGGTGCGCACGCTCACCCCGGACGGCCCCGACGCGGAGCTGTTCTGGGCGACCGTGGCCGGTATCGGCCTGACGGGCATCATCGTCCGCGCCAAGATCCGGATGACGAAGACCGAGACGGCCTACTTCAAGGCCGACATCCAGCGCACGGCGAACCTCGACGAGACCCTCGCGCTGGTCACCGACGGTTCCGAAGCCAACTACACGTACTCGTCCAGCTGGTTCGACTCGATCTCCAGAGGCGCCAAGCTCGGCCGCGCCGCCTTCCAGCGCGGCTCGCTCGCGAAGCTGGACGAACTGCCGCCCAAGCTGCGGACCGATCCGCTCAAGTTCAACCCGGGCACGCTGGCCACCCTGCCGGACGTGTTCCCCAACGGGCTGGCGAACAAGCTGTCGTTCTCCGCGATCGGCGAGCTGTACTACCGCAAGACCGCGAAGAACGCGCGCGACCAGATCCAGAGCCTGACCGCGTTCTACCACCCGCTCGACCTGTTCGGCGAGTGGAACCGCGCGTACGGCTCCAAGGGTTTCCTGCAGTACCAGTTCAGCACGCCGCTGAACGCGCACGAGCCGCTGCGCCGGATCATCCAGAAGGTCGCGGACTCCGGGCACGTGTCGTTCCTCAACGTGTTCAAGCAGATGGGCGAGGGCAACGCGGCGCCGCTGTCGTTCCCGCACCCCGGCTGGATGGTCTGCCTCGACTTCCCGATCAAGGACGGCCTGAGCCGGTTCTGCCAGGAGCTCGACGAGGACGTCCTCGCGATCGGCGGCCGCCTGTACACGGCGAAGGACTCACGCACTTCGGCGGAGAACTTCGCGAAGATGTACCCGCGGCTCGAGGAATGGCGCAAGGTCCGCGCGTCCGTTGACCCCGAAGGCGTTTTCGCCTCTGACATGTCCCGAAGGTTGGAACTGTGA
- a CDS encoding decaprenylphospho-beta-D-erythro-pentofuranosid-2-ulose 2-reductase: MIDAVGNPQSLLLLGGTSDIALAIAEKYLAEKPLRVVLAGRRSPRLDAAAQRLKDKGAEVSTVDFDAKDLESHPAVLDKAFEGGDIDVAVVAFGLLGDQEELWQDHAKAVEAATVNYTAAVSVGVALSNKLKKQGHGKVIALSSVAGERVRRSNFVYGSTKAGFDGFYLGLGEALSEFGVQITVVRPGHVKTKMTEGLKDAPLAQTAEQVAEIAVGASRAGKELVWAPAPFRLVMSALRHVPRPIFRKLPI, encoded by the coding sequence GTGATCGACGCTGTGGGCAACCCCCAGTCCCTGCTGCTGCTCGGCGGCACCTCCGACATCGCGCTCGCGATCGCGGAGAAGTACCTGGCCGAGAAGCCCCTCCGGGTCGTGCTGGCCGGACGCCGGTCGCCGCGGCTCGACGCGGCCGCGCAGCGCTTGAAGGACAAGGGTGCCGAAGTCTCCACCGTGGACTTCGACGCGAAGGACCTGGAGTCGCACCCGGCCGTGCTGGACAAGGCGTTCGAGGGTGGCGACATCGACGTGGCCGTCGTGGCGTTCGGCCTGCTCGGCGACCAGGAAGAGCTGTGGCAGGACCACGCGAAGGCCGTCGAGGCGGCGACCGTGAACTACACGGCCGCGGTTTCGGTGGGTGTCGCGCTGTCGAACAAGCTCAAGAAGCAGGGGCACGGCAAGGTCATCGCGCTGTCGTCGGTCGCCGGTGAGCGGGTCCGCCGGTCGAACTTCGTCTACGGCTCCACGAAGGCCGGTTTCGACGGCTTCTACCTGGGCCTCGGCGAGGCCCTGTCCGAGTTCGGCGTGCAGATCACCGTCGTCCGCCCCGGGCACGTGAAGACCAAGATGACCGAGGGACTCAAGGACGCCCCGCTGGCGCAGACCGCCGAGCAGGTCGCCGAGATCGCCGTCGGCGCCTCGCGCGCGGGCAAGGAACTGGTGTGGGCGCCCGCCCCGTTCCGCCTGGTCATGTCGGCCCTGCGGCACGTACCGCGGCCGATCTTCCGGAAGCTGCCGATCTAG
- a CDS encoding GtrA family protein, protein MVATDPKAGVTAAVPSSPGLLGQLIRFGLIGGFCALIDFGVYQGLRALGMDATPWVDIARALSFIVGTTTAFFLNRKFTFAGGRQQGARQIGSFVLLYAVTFLVAVGVNRTMLHVLPESAWKATFGWVVSQATATMINFVMLKWVVFREPRAIATSKEEN, encoded by the coding sequence GTGGTGGCGACCGACCCGAAAGCCGGCGTGACGGCGGCAGTGCCGTCCTCTCCTGGGCTGCTCGGACAGCTCATCCGCTTCGGCCTCATCGGCGGCTTTTGCGCCCTGATCGATTTCGGTGTCTACCAGGGGCTTCGCGCCCTCGGAATGGACGCGACGCCGTGGGTGGACATCGCTCGCGCGCTCAGCTTCATCGTGGGCACCACGACCGCCTTCTTCCTGAACCGCAAGTTCACCTTCGCCGGTGGACGCCAGCAGGGCGCGCGTCAAATCGGTAGCTTCGTACTCCTGTACGCCGTGACGTTCCTCGTCGCCGTCGGCGTCAACCGCACGATGCTGCACGTCCTGCCGGAGTCGGCCTGGAAGGCCACTTTCGGTTGGGTCGTTTCGCAGGCAACCGCGACCATGATCAATTTCGTCATGCTCAAGTGGGTCGTCTTCCGTGAGCCCCGCGCCATCGCCACCAGCAAAGAGGAGAACTGA